One Polypterus senegalus isolate Bchr_013 chromosome 10, ASM1683550v1, whole genome shotgun sequence DNA segment encodes these proteins:
- the LOC120537565 gene encoding tubulin alpha-8 chain-like yields MYQLCQKRECISLHVGQAGVQMGNACWELYCLEHGIQPDGHMPVDKALGGGDHSYDTFFYESGAGTHNPRAVFVDLEPTVIDEVRKGTYRRLFHPEQLISGKEDAANNFARGHYTIGKEVIELVLDRIRKLADQCTGLQGFLIFHSFGGGTGSGFASLLMERLCVDYGKKSKLEFAIYPAPQVSTAVVEPYNSVLTTHTTLEHSDCAFMVDNEAIYDICRRNLDIERPTYINLNRLIGQIVSSITASLRFDGALNVDLTEFQTNLVPYPRIHFPLVAYSPVISAEKAYHEQLSVAEITASCFEPANQMVKCDPRHGKYMACCMLYRGDVVPKDVNFAIAAMKNKRSIQFVEWCPTGFKVGVNYQPPTVVPGGDLAKVQRAVCMLSNTTAIAEAWARLDHKFDLMYAKRAFVHWYVGEGMEEGEFSEAREDLAALEKDYEEVGIDVNDDDNEEDEY; encoded by the exons CGTGAGTGTATTTCTCTCCATGTTGGGCAAGCTGGGGTTCAGATGGGCAATGCCTGCTGGGAGCTTTATTGCCTGGAACATGGTATCCAGCCAGATGGGCATATGCCGGTTGACAAGGCTCTTGGAGGAGGAGACCACTCATATGACACTTTCTTCTATGAGTCAGGAGCTGGTACACACAATCCCCGAGCTGTGTTTGTGGATCTGGAACCAACTGTGATTG ATGAAGTACGCAAAGGGACCTATCGACGTCTGTTTCATCCAGAGCAGCTTATCTCAGGCAAGGAAGATGCTGCTAACAACTTTGCTCGTGGGCACTACACCATTGGCAAGGAAGTAATTGAGCTGGTGCTTGATCGTATTCGTAAACTG GCTGATCAGTGTACTGGGCTGCAGGGATTCCTGATCTTCCATAGCTTTGGAGGTGGCACTGGCTCTGGCTTTGCGTCTCTTCTCATGGAACGTTTGTGTGTGGATTATGGAAAGAAGTCTAAACTGGAGTTTGCGATCTATCCAGCTCCTCAG GTATCTACAGCTGTGGTAGAGCCCTACAACAGCGTCCTGACCACACACACCACCCTGGAGCACTCTGACTGTGCCTTTATGGTGGACAATGAAGCCATTTATGATATATGCAGAAGAAATTTGGACATTGAGCGGCCCACCTACATCAATCTCAACCGACTCATTGGGCAGATTGTGTCCTCCATCACGGCTTCTTTACGCTTTGATGGTGCCTTGAATGTGGATTTGACTGAGTTCCAGACAAACCTGGTGCCATATCCCCGCATTCACTTTCCTCTAGTTGCTTATTCCCCAGTTATATCTGCAGAAAAAGCCTACCATGAACAGCTCTCTGTGGCTGAGATCACAGCTTCTTGTTTTGAGCCTGCAAATCAAATGGTGAAGTGTGACCCTCGCCATGGGAAATACATGGCCTGTTGCATGCTCTATCGTGGGGATGTAGTGCCCAAAGATGTGAATTTTGCTATTGCTgctatgaaaaacaaaagaagcatCCAGTTTGTAGAATGGTGTCCCACTGGATTCAAG GTTGGAGTAAATTACCAGCCACCAACTGTAGTTCCTGGAGGAGACCTGGCCAAAGTGCAGCGCGCCGTCTGTATGCTGAGCAACACAACTGCCATTGCAGAGGCCTGGGCCCGCCTGGATCACAAGTTTGATCTGATGTATGCAAAACGAGCCTTCGTGCACTGGTATGTAGGAGAGGGCATGGAAGAAGGTGAGTTCTCAGAGGCCAGAGAAGATCTGGCAGCTCTGGAGAAGGATTATGAGGAGGTAGGTATTGATGTAAATGATGACGATAACGAGGAGGATGAATATTAA